The Arachis ipaensis cultivar K30076 chromosome B03, Araip1.1, whole genome shotgun sequence region GCACTAGATTTATCCGGCATATATTCTATatagtacaaaaaaaaaaaattccctgTTTACTATGACATGATTAATTGCATAGTCTCTTCCATTACCTATTTTATTTCATATATCATCAAGGTTGAGCAGATCTCTAGAGGGGAAAAAGGCATTTAATGAAATCGGTAGATTACAAGTTTAAAATTTTGGAAATAGACCTAAGTTGACATTGGGAATTTGTTTATTAATGAACATGGCACTGGGAGTGTGAATGCGAACCCAAGAAAAATAACCTCAAATAGAAACTTGTGGATGTAACATAGAATACAGAGAGAAATAGCAACGTGTAAAGTTAAAAAAACCAAACATGCATGCAAATTGGATGAAGAAATCATGGAAAGGGTGAAGAATTACCGAAGACCTGGTTCAGATTTGAATTTGTCTCTGCGATATGAGGGAGTTATGTGTCCTAATAGGTAGCTGGAATTGCGAGGGATGGGTTCTAACTTCTGAGTACGAAGCTGAAAATCACAATTTCAAAGCTTTACTAAGTAAGagtttggaagaagaagaagaagaaaaagaaggatcaAGTGCGGAAACGGCTGTTGATGCGACAGAACCGTTTTATTCGGATTGGATCGGGGTTGAACACCCCATGTAACTGCCTAATTGGTACGCAAAGCTTGCGGGCAGGGGATTATTTGATAGAGCTTGCGATTAGGGGATTCTTTTATCTTCTAGGGCCAAGGCCCACTAAGAAGGTCATTTaacaaaaagaacaaaaagatGTGTCTGGGCCTAGTCCCTGTACACTGTTTCTTACATCTCTTTTAGCTTCATATAAGAATATAAGATGTATCTGCTATGTTCCtgaccaaaaacaataaaaagatgtATCTGCTATGTTTAGTTACCATGATAGTAGATTAGGCGTAATTCAAGTGGTAAAACCATATGTTTTTTAATATATTCTACTCGGGTTCAAACTTTTGAATATCAATCTTTTAGTGTTATGTAGGTAAATATATAATGTGAGTGTGTTGTGGTGTTGTAATATCTAAAATTAGGGTTATCCAATCTGACAAAAAAATATCCATGACAAAATGAGTTCTAAATTTATGATCTTCCTCCATTGAGTTACATATATGAGTAAGTACATTCTTTGATGAAGCTGAGCTGAGTATATATTCCAATATTCCTTGTTCATGCAGTACATTTGTGTGCTCCTATAATAATGGTTTCGTTTTTCAGATCACAAACTCATCAACTGGAAGTGTGTGTTTAAACGaaggttttttaaataaaaataattttatagaaTTAATTTTGGGAAGAAATGAGTTTGTGTTAATATTTGTTGGTGACTTAAATaagttaaacaaaaaaaataagaaaaataaaaaatgagtttgtgttaataatctttttatacttttttttagtattttttttatataatattttttttagtattcttaaaagaaacaataaaaattttataaataaaataatgaaaTATAAAAAAGATGGAATTGGTAGAAAAGAATTAAATATCAAAGTTAATAAGGCTGAGTAGTGAAAGCAAGACTAAAAAATTGTTTTTTGTAAGTAAGTTTAAGAACAAAATCTCAtctacttttaaaaaaaatatccaaacaaAAAATTGAAACGTTCAAACATTTTGTACGTATTTTTCACCATTCAAACACCAAAAACAAATACTTAAACTTATACTAATTAACGAAAATTATTTTAGTTATTCTGAGATTGAAGAGTAAATACATGTTTTGCTGTGTTTTATTCACTGATTTTAAATAGTAATGGATcggaataaataaattaaaacaaaacctAACATTTGTTCTTGGAGTAGACAAATTGACCCTCACGCAGAACAAAATTCTAAACATGCAAAACAGCTTCATAATTTATTAAGATTTTAGTACACATAGCATAATTAATGAAACTGCATGCATGGATAAAGCTGTGCTAGATGATCGATCATGCATGATCACAAACGGGGGCGCAAAATCATATAATCCGTAGCTTCATAAATCTAGGTGGCTGGACATGGCGGAGCAGCAAGCACCAGCTTCTGAAGCTGATCAATGAGCTCAGTCAAACTGTTGTAAGAGGACCCACCTTTCTCGACCGCATTCCAAGCCTTCTCCTTCATTTCTTTGGCCTTACTCTTTATCCTCTCCGCTTCATCTCCACCGTCCATCAACTTCTTCACCGCCTTTTCTATCCTCTCCGCACTCACCACCTTCGTCTTCGGCTCGAACGGCGACATGCTCCATTCCGCTGCACCAACCTCCACTCCAAAACCATGCACCTGAGTTATCAGCTTCTCGTTGTAGTATTGGTCTGCAAAAGCCGGCATCGTTATCATCGGAACCCCCGCACTGATAGCTTCCACCGTGGCGTTCCACCCACAGTGCGTCACAAACCCTCCAACAGCCGCATGATTCAAGATCAACGGCTGTGGTGCCCATCCTTTTAACAGCATCCCTCTATCCTCCTTCTTTATCCTCTCTTCAAAACCATGGGGCAACCACTTCTCATCACCTTCACCTTCATCATCATTGGTTTTCTTCCTATGCACCACCCACAGAAACTGGTGTCCAGAGCTCTCCAGACCCAAGGCTAATTCGTAAAGCTGCTGATCCGATAAAAGACACATACTCCCGAAGCAGATGTAAACGACAGAGCCGTTTTCCTTGGTAGAAAGCCACTTCAGGCACTCATGTTCTTCTTCACTAACGGAACTTGTATCCGTCTTTTGCACCATGAGAGAAGTAGGACCAATAGGCCATACTTTCCTTCCGGTGTGATTCTCGTAGTGCTCGGTGTACTCAGCATCGAGCTCTCTGAAGCTGTTGGCAATGACGCCGAGGCTGTCCTTCTCGGCCTCAACGAGTGGCTCCGTGACTCTAGCGAAGCCCGGCGATGGTTTTATCGGGATCGTTAGAGAGTGAGGTAACCCTGGGATTTCGTACGGACCTGAATTAGATTCGAATACTTCTGGGTGAGCCTTAATGGCTTCGATCATGCACACGTCGAAGATAGAGATAGGGTTAAAGACGACCCTCGGGAGGTTGAATTGTTTCGCGGAGGCTACACTCCAGGTGAACATGATGTCCGGGATGAACACATCCGGCGGGGATTCGGAGATGAAGGAGTCGACGGCAGGCTTGATGAGATGTGCCGCCATGTAGATCTTGCTGGCGGTGAGACTGTCTGAGACGGCGAAGAGATTCTCGATGCCAGCGGGGAGGCCGAGGCGATCTGACGGGAACTTGAAGATGTGGACGCGGATGTGGTGGCCGGCGGCGGTTTCTTCGTCGATGATCTTGTCCAAGAGTTGTGCGTTGGAAGGGGTAGTTAGGATGGTCACGTGCTGGCCACGTGATGCGACGAGGCGTGCAAGGTGCACGAGTGGGATAAGGTGTCCCTGCGCGAAGAAGGGCAGGAAGTAAATCTTCAGCGGCCTTGATGTTGGCATCCTTCGGTAAGCCTCGATCACAGGGTACACTTTAGCTTTGACACCTAAGTTATGTGTTGTGTTTCGTTCCATTTATAGTCATGTAGTTGACGAGATAGGATAATTAAATTTCCAACGAACGAAGCTTGCCCCGAGGCCACG contains the following coding sequences:
- the LOC107631270 gene encoding scopoletin glucosyltransferase, with the protein product MERNTTHNLGVKAKVYPVIEAYRRMPTSRPLKIYFLPFFAQGHLIPLVHLARLVASRGQHVTILTTPSNAQLLDKIIDEETAAGHHIRVHIFKFPSDRLGLPAGIENLFAVSDSLTASKIYMAAHLIKPAVDSFISESPPDVFIPDIMFTWSVASAKQFNLPRVVFNPISIFDVCMIEAIKAHPEVFESNSGPYEIPGLPHSLTIPIKPSPGFARVTEPLVEAEKDSLGVIANSFRELDAEYTEHYENHTGRKVWPIGPTSLMVQKTDTSSVSEEEHECLKWLSTKENGSVVYICFGSMCLLSDQQLYELALGLESSGHQFLWVVHRKKTNDDEGEGDEKWLPHGFEERIKKEDRGMLLKGWAPQPLILNHAAVGGFVTHCGWNATVEAISAGVPMITMPAFADQYYNEKLITQVHGFGVEVGAAEWSMSPFEPKTKVVSAERIEKAVKKLMDGGDEAERIKSKAKEMKEKAWNAVEKGGSSYNSLTELIDQLQKLVLAAPPCPAT